A single window of Leishmania infantum JPCM5 genome chromosome 35 DNA harbors:
- a CDS encoding putative 40S ribosomal protein S6, whose product MKLNIAYPRNGTVKQFEISDEVLRRVQLQDYRLGNEVDGAIFGSEFKGYIFRLRGGSDKDGFPMVPGVLASSRVSLLVKRGAIGFNTFRGYQGERRRKNVRGCVLASDIALVNVTISKVGDQPIEGVTDTTAPRRLGPKRASKIRKLFNLSRTEDVRKYVVRRRVVKSGKKDRLKAPKIQRLITPRVKARRAKKAKDAIAKVRASAAERREYLRLIASNRRALRQRDHSKKHTQKVHAQRAEVAAFQKK is encoded by the coding sequence ATGAAGCTCAACATCGCGTACCCCCGCAACGGGACGGTGAAGCAGTTCGAGATCTCGGACGAGGTGCTCCgccgcgtgcagctgcaggactATCGCCTCGGCAACGAGGTGGACGGCGCCATCTTTGGCAGCGAGTTCAAGGGCTACATCTTCCGGCTGCGCGGTGGCTCGGACAAGGATGGTTTCCCGATGGTCCCTGGCGTGCTCGCCTCCAGCcgtgtgtcgctgctggtgaaGCGCGGTGCAATCGGCTTCAACACCTTCCGCGGCTACCAGggtgagcgccgccgcaagAACGTTCGCGGCTGCGTGCTCGCGAGCGACATTGCGCTGGTGAACGTGACCATCTCCAAGGTCGGTGACCAGCCGATCGAGGGTGTGACGGACACCACGGCTCCCCGCCGTCTGGGCCCGAAGCGCGCGAGCAAGATCCGCAAGCTCTTCAACCTGTCCCGCACCGAAGACGTGCGCAAGTACGTtgttcgccgccgcgtcgtgaAGAGCGGCAAGAAGGACCGGCTGAAGGCCCCGAAGATCCAGCGTCTGATCACGCCAAGGGTCAAGGCCCGCCGTGCCAAGAAGGCCAAGGACGCCATCGCCAaggtgcgcgcgtctgccgctgAGCGCCGTGAGTAcctgcgcctcatcgcctcgaaccgccgtgcgctgcgccagcgtgaCCACTCCAAGAAGCACACCCAGAAGGTGCACGCCCAgcgcgctgaggtggcggCATTCCAGAAGAAGTAA